The Gemmatimonadaceae bacterium genome has a segment encoding these proteins:
- a CDS encoding peptide ABC transporter substrate-binding protein — protein MRSGGMRVRWMACALIGATVAACGGGGDAVPASGGAAASPGRGPSNELLVIGYDREPDTMNRYATHILEDIESCVVEGLVVPDERMHAVPVLAAEIPTLANGGVVRRKDGGMDVTWKLRPGVKWHDGTPHTSADVQFTVNAINKGDWKPESVDGFDRIASVDTPDSLTAVVHYREPYAPYVWQFVRGTLPKHVLAGTSIDAATEYNRAPLGTGPYKVAEWKTGEYIALERVPGYWRGDSLPAIKRLVFRFIANTNTRINQLKTGEVHLVALVPWDKARELKDVAGVRLARTIGNGYEHVSLNQGKVAAFKDVRVRQALAHAVDRPLIVKSLLDGLVTEVNGPVQPLSPAYEPNVTAYAYDTTRAKALLDQAGWKPGADGIRTNGSQRLAFTLIAQSGFAIRENVAQVLQQQWKAVGADVQVQLVDGTAISALWFNGKFDAMLHWWQMGADPELTLFFASDRIPPRGRNINQVADSALTALLYASDREIDEGKRVDLLKAVQRRVAELAPEIPLYNTTKLDAVPASLEGHTGNPTNAGPFWNVWAWRIK, from the coding sequence ATGAGAAGCGGGGGGATGCGGGTCCGATGGATGGCGTGCGCGCTGATCGGCGCGACCGTTGCCGCCTGCGGCGGGGGCGGTGACGCCGTTCCCGCGAGCGGCGGCGCGGCTGCGAGCCCTGGACGCGGGCCGTCGAACGAGTTGCTCGTGATCGGCTACGATCGCGAGCCCGATACGATGAATCGCTACGCCACACACATTCTCGAGGATATCGAGTCGTGTGTGGTGGAAGGGCTGGTCGTGCCCGATGAACGCATGCATGCGGTGCCGGTGCTGGCCGCCGAGATCCCCACGCTGGCCAACGGTGGCGTGGTACGCCGCAAGGATGGCGGTATGGATGTGACGTGGAAGCTGCGCCCGGGGGTGAAGTGGCACGACGGAACGCCGCACACGTCGGCCGATGTGCAATTCACTGTGAATGCCATCAACAAGGGCGACTGGAAGCCCGAAAGCGTGGATGGCTTCGACCGTATCGCGAGTGTGGATACGCCGGATTCGCTGACGGCGGTCGTGCACTATCGCGAGCCCTACGCGCCGTATGTGTGGCAGTTCGTGCGCGGCACGCTCCCCAAGCATGTGCTGGCGGGCACGTCGATCGACGCCGCCACCGAGTACAACCGCGCGCCGCTGGGCACGGGCCCGTACAAGGTGGCCGAGTGGAAGACGGGTGAGTACATCGCGCTCGAGCGCGTGCCGGGCTACTGGCGTGGCGATTCGTTGCCGGCGATCAAGCGGCTGGTTTTCCGCTTCATTGCCAATACGAACACGCGGATCAATCAGCTCAAGACCGGCGAAGTGCACCTGGTGGCGCTGGTGCCGTGGGACAAGGCCCGCGAACTGAAGGACGTGGCGGGCGTTCGCCTCGCGCGCACGATCGGCAACGGCTACGAGCATGTGTCGCTCAACCAGGGGAAGGTGGCGGCGTTCAAGGATGTCCGGGTGCGGCAGGCGTTGGCGCACGCAGTGGACCGGCCGCTGATCGTGAAGTCGCTGCTGGATGGGTTGGTGACTGAGGTGAATGGGCCGGTACAGCCGCTGTCGCCCGCGTACGAGCCGAACGTGACGGCGTATGCGTACGACACGACCCGAGCGAAGGCGTTGCTGGATCAGGCCGGGTGGAAGCCCGGGGCCGACGGCATCCGGACGAATGGGTCGCAGCGGTTGGCGTTCACGCTGATTGCCCAGTCCGGCTTTGCGATTCGCGAGAACGTGGCGCAGGTGCTGCAGCAGCAGTGGAAGGCGGTCGGCGCCGATGTGCAGGTGCAGTTGGTGGATGGGACGGCGATCAGCGCGCTCTGGTTCAACGGCAAGTTTGACGCGATGCTGCACTGGTGGCAGATGGGCGCCGATCCGGAGCTGACCCTGTTCTTTGCGAGCGATCGCATTCCGCCGCGTGGGCGCAATATCAATCAGGTGGCGGATTCCGCCCTCACCGCGCTGCTCTATGCCAGCGATCGGGAGATCGACGAAGGGAAGCGTGTCGATCTCCTGAAGGCGGTACAACGGCGCGTGGCGGAGTTGGCGCCCGAGATTCCGCTGTACAACACGACGAAGCTGGATGCGGTGCCGGCGTCGCTCGAGGGGCACACGGGCAACCCGACGAACGCCGGGCCGTTCTGGAACGTGTGGGCGTGGCGCATCAAGTGA
- a CDS encoding ABC transporter permease, with protein sequence MHRVIGRRLLQAVPLLLLLSAVLFGVLQLAPGGPLATYLENPNVRPEDIARLERALGLDRPAPEQYVRWLAAFVRGDWGYSYADGRPVLARILERVPATAELVSAAVVLALLAAVPAGVYGAVRRGVDRATTLLAVAGISLPVFWAGLVLQLVFAVWLGWLPSGGRVAVSGGGLADRLAHLILPATVLAVALGAAWSRYLRRSVREAMAMPFTTVARARGVSASRVVWRHAVPVALPPFVTVVLVDVSLLVSGAVVTEGVFAWPGLGQLFIESLAKRDYAVLMAVMMMGSVSVVLFNLIADLIVLRLDPRTRHAGDGA encoded by the coding sequence GTGCATCGGGTGATCGGGCGACGCCTGTTGCAGGCGGTGCCGCTGCTGCTGCTGTTGTCGGCCGTGCTCTTTGGCGTGCTGCAGTTGGCGCCGGGTGGGCCGCTCGCGACCTATCTCGAGAACCCCAACGTGCGCCCCGAAGACATTGCGCGGTTGGAGCGCGCCCTGGGGCTCGACCGACCGGCGCCGGAGCAGTATGTGCGCTGGCTCGCGGCATTCGTGCGCGGCGATTGGGGCTATTCCTACGCGGATGGCCGGCCGGTGCTCGCGCGCATTCTGGAGCGCGTCCCGGCAACGGCGGAGCTGGTGAGTGCCGCCGTGGTGCTCGCGTTGCTCGCGGCGGTACCGGCCGGGGTGTACGGCGCGGTGCGGCGTGGGGTGGACCGCGCGACGACGCTGCTCGCGGTGGCCGGTATTTCGCTGCCGGTGTTCTGGGCCGGGCTGGTGCTGCAACTCGTGTTCGCCGTCTGGCTGGGGTGGTTGCCGAGCGGCGGGCGGGTGGCGGTGAGCGGCGGTGGGCTCGCGGACCGGCTCGCGCACCTGATCCTGCCGGCGACGGTGCTGGCGGTGGCCCTGGGCGCCGCGTGGTCGCGGTATCTGCGGCGCTCGGTGCGTGAAGCAATGGCGATGCCGTTCACCACGGTGGCGCGCGCCCGTGGCGTGTCGGCCTCGCGCGTGGTGTGGCGCCACGCCGTGCCGGTCGCGCTGCCGCCCTTCGTGACGGTTGTGCTGGTGGATGTCTCGCTGCTCGTGTCGGGCGCGGTGGTCACCGAAGGGGTCTTCGCCTGGCCGGGGCTGGGGCAGCTGTTCATCGAGTCGCTCGCCAAGCGCGACTACGCGGTGCTGATGGCGGTGATGATGATGGGGTCGGTGTCGGTCGTGCTCTTCAACCTGATCGCCGACCTGATCGTACTGCGGCTCGACCCGCGCACGCGCCACGCCGGAGACGGCGCTTGA
- a CDS encoding ABC transporter permease: MSARAPRAMGRGDARVAALVLLVLLGAAALAPVVAPYGYDALDLAHRRAGPTATHWFGTDELGRDLLTRVLHGARVSLAIGVGSAALAACLGTLVGAMAGAASRRVDDLLMRLTDAMLAIPRLPLLMLVAAFVRPSVPLLVVLVSAVSWMECARAVRPVVRALTAEDFVSAARALGASPPRVLARHVLPGVVPVVAVATTLAVGRGILLESAISFFGVGVQPPLPSWGNMLWQAQSTMTSEPWLAVFPGVAIFVTVLACNAIGDALAD; encoded by the coding sequence TTGAGCGCCCGCGCGCCGCGGGCGATGGGGCGTGGCGATGCGCGGGTCGCCGCGCTCGTGCTGCTGGTCCTGCTGGGGGCGGCCGCGCTGGCGCCCGTGGTGGCGCCGTATGGCTATGACGCGCTCGATCTCGCGCATCGCCGCGCCGGGCCAACCGCCACGCATTGGTTCGGCACCGACGAGTTGGGGCGCGATCTCCTGACGCGCGTGCTGCACGGGGCACGCGTGTCGTTGGCCATTGGCGTGGGATCGGCGGCGCTGGCCGCCTGTCTGGGGACGCTGGTGGGCGCGATGGCAGGCGCCGCCTCGCGGCGCGTGGATGACCTGCTGATGCGCCTCACCGACGCGATGCTCGCGATTCCGCGGCTGCCGCTGCTCATGCTCGTGGCCGCGTTCGTCCGGCCGTCGGTGCCGCTGCTGGTCGTGTTGGTGAGCGCCGTGAGTTGGATGGAGTGCGCGCGTGCGGTGCGGCCGGTGGTGCGTGCGCTCACCGCCGAAGACTTCGTGTCAGCGGCCCGGGCGCTCGGCGCGTCGCCCCCGCGCGTGCTGGCGCGGCATGTGCTGCCCGGCGTTGTGCCGGTGGTGGCGGTGGCCACGACGCTGGCCGTGGGGCGTGGCATTCTGCTCGAGAGCGCGATCTCGTTCTTTGGCGTGGGGGTGCAGCCGCCGCTGCCAAGCTGGGGAAACATGCTCTGGCAGGCGCAGTCCACAATGACGAGCGAGCCGTGGCTTGCGGTGTTTCCGGGCGTGGCGATCTTCGTGACGGTGTTGGCGTGTAATGCGATTGGGGACGCGCTGGCGGACTGA
- a CDS encoding D-2-hydroxyacid dehydrogenase translates to MSLPLPSPPRRIILASEAHAHWVPRLTERRPDLDVRGTRMAEVTPEMLDWAEAYIGFRRPAVATMGQVRWVHCTGAGVDGWMAPGALPTDILLTRTTESFGPPIAEWALARALGFTQRWRELEEAQRTKRWARDCEPHMLAGQPVLVVGTGDVGTHVARLFAAIGCPVVGVSRTGAARPEHGTPSVFTALAPFTALPALVASAKVIVLTAPLTPDTRGLLSRDVLARCTGAVLLNAGRGALVDEQAILPALDAGQLAGCALDVFETEPLPAESPLWSDPRVVVSPHVSGPSTATGTIDGIVETLEALERGRVPRTVVDRVRGY, encoded by the coding sequence ATGTCGCTCCCCCTCCCGAGTCCGCCCCGCCGCATCATCCTCGCCAGTGAGGCGCACGCCCACTGGGTGCCGCGCCTCACGGAGCGTCGTCCCGATCTCGACGTGCGCGGCACGCGCATGGCGGAGGTCACGCCGGAGATGCTCGACTGGGCGGAGGCCTACATCGGGTTCCGCCGCCCGGCCGTGGCGACCATGGGCCAGGTGCGCTGGGTGCACTGTACCGGCGCCGGCGTGGACGGTTGGATGGCTCCGGGCGCACTGCCGACCGACATCCTGCTCACCCGCACCACCGAGTCGTTCGGGCCGCCCATCGCCGAGTGGGCGCTGGCCCGGGCGCTCGGCTTCACGCAGCGCTGGCGTGAGCTCGAGGAGGCCCAGCGCACGAAGCGCTGGGCGCGCGACTGCGAGCCGCATATGCTCGCCGGCCAGCCGGTGCTGGTCGTGGGGACGGGTGACGTCGGCACGCACGTCGCGCGCCTGTTCGCGGCGATCGGATGCCCGGTGGTGGGCGTCTCGCGCACGGGCGCCGCGCGCCCCGAGCACGGCACCCCCAGTGTGTTCACCGCGCTCGCCCCGTTCACCGCGCTCCCGGCGCTGGTCGCGTCGGCCAAGGTGATCGTGCTCACCGCGCCGCTCACCCCCGATACGCGCGGTCTCCTGAGCCGCGACGTGCTCGCGCGCTGCACCGGGGCCGTGCTGCTCAACGCCGGGCGCGGCGCGCTCGTGGATGAGCAAGCCATCCTCCCCGCGCTCGATGCCGGCCAGCTCGCCGGCTGCGCCCTCGATGTCTTCGAGACGGAGCCGCTCCCCGCGGAGTCGCCGCTCTGGAGCGACCCGCGCGTCGTGGTGTCGCCGCACGTCTCCGGACCGAGTACCGCCACCGGCACGATCGACGGCATCGTGGAGACGCTCGAGGCGCTCGAGCGGGGGCGGGTGCCGCGGACGGTGGTGGATCGGGTGCGAGGGTACTGA
- a CDS encoding alpha/beta hydrolase has protein sequence MRRSTGAVLGQILLTLALSACAARAPMPMDRAPRRDTVWYVAIRNRSSQRSLPRADDSLEYGLALFRAPHEQRAGSTGDLTFESREVLSAAAFHDALQQRVRRPRETTAGAVLYVHGFATSISEAWEYTATAQQFGGAHDPWIAFAWPSHGHGITWPRRGAWFSQAYREDSASTVISQPAFARALMNVVDAVGGEALTVTAHSLGGQLVGNVLASDTAVRRALQAQPLRALAFLVPDVEAERFRDSLLPTFAAIAHRRVLYVSGRDRALALARRVSGSTRAGQRVSPPLAPDLTETVDITDALTTEGWFQRLVGTHHAVRRLAGVLFDVANVVAGGRDPICREQVGTGVRQVDGTWMLRRVPNPRSAELDGCPPFRTEATR, from the coding sequence GTGCGTCGATCCACCGGAGCGGTGCTGGGGCAGATCCTGTTGACCCTCGCCCTGTCAGCGTGTGCGGCCCGTGCGCCAATGCCGATGGATCGTGCACCGCGCCGCGACACCGTGTGGTACGTCGCCATCCGTAATCGCAGCTCGCAACGCAGCCTGCCGCGGGCCGACGATTCGCTGGAGTACGGGCTGGCACTCTTCCGCGCGCCGCACGAACAGCGCGCCGGATCCACCGGCGACCTGACCTTCGAGTCGCGCGAGGTGCTCTCAGCGGCCGCCTTTCACGACGCACTGCAGCAACGGGTGCGCCGGCCGCGTGAGACCACCGCGGGAGCGGTGCTGTACGTGCATGGCTTTGCGACCTCGATCAGCGAAGCCTGGGAGTACACCGCGACCGCCCAGCAATTCGGCGGCGCACACGACCCGTGGATTGCCTTCGCGTGGCCATCCCATGGCCATGGCATCACATGGCCGCGCCGTGGCGCGTGGTTCAGTCAGGCGTATCGCGAAGATTCGGCGTCGACGGTGATCAGTCAGCCCGCCTTTGCGCGTGCGCTCATGAACGTGGTGGATGCGGTCGGCGGCGAGGCCCTGACGGTCACCGCGCACTCGCTGGGGGGTCAGCTGGTCGGCAACGTGCTCGCGAGCGATACCGCCGTGCGTCGTGCGCTGCAGGCGCAGCCGCTGCGAGCGCTGGCCTTTCTCGTCCCCGACGTCGAGGCCGAGCGCTTCCGCGACAGTCTGCTGCCGACGTTCGCCGCCATTGCCCACCGCCGTGTGCTGTACGTGTCCGGGCGCGATCGCGCCCTCGCGCTGGCGCGTCGCGTGAGCGGCAGCACGCGCGCCGGCCAGCGGGTCAGCCCGCCGCTGGCGCCCGATCTGACGGAAACCGTCGATATCACCGACGCGCTGACCACCGAAGGCTGGTTCCAGCGCCTCGTGGGCACGCACCACGCCGTGCGTCGGCTGGCCGGCGTGCTCTTCGACGTCGCTAACGTGGTCGCCGGCGGGCGCGATCCCATCTGCCGCGAACAGGTGGGCACCGGCGTGCGGCAGGTCGATGGCACGTGGATGCTCCGCCGGGTCCCCAATCCGCGGTCGGCGGAGCTCGACGGCTGCCCGCCGTTCCGTACGGAGGCTACGCGATGA